Proteins from one Triticum aestivum cultivar Chinese Spring chromosome 7A, IWGSC CS RefSeq v2.1, whole genome shotgun sequence genomic window:
- the LOC123148209 gene encoding phosphatidylinositol/phosphatidylcholine transfer protein SFH2 isoform X2, whose protein sequence is MLVDCLNWRIQNEIDSILEKPITPVDLYRSIRESQLVGLSGYSKEGVPVFAFGVGQSTYDKASVHYYVQSHIQINEYRDRIILPMATKKFRRPITTCIKVLDMTGLKLSALSLLKILTAISAVDELNYPEKAETYYIVNAPYIFSACWKVVKPLLQERTRKKVHVLSGRGKDELLKIMDHSSIPHFCRREGSSKASLSSIDDCFSLDHPFHQELYHYIEQQALNQELIKQGSLHVDIPDQDPDDAMIVEVIQAEFHKLGEQNGSADGDQK, encoded by the exons CTTGTGgattgtttgaattggaggatacAAAATGAAATTGACAGTATACTGGAG AAACCTATAACCCCAGTAGACTTGTATAGATCGATACGAGAATCACAGCTTGTTGGGTTATCGGGATACTCAAAGGAG GGCGTCCCAGTGTTTGCCTTTGGTGTTGGACAGAGCACATATGACAAAGCTTCG GTCCATTACTATGTGCAATCTCATATTCAGATCAATGAGTACCGTGATCGTATTATTCTG CCCATGGCGACGAAGAAGTTTAGACGACCTATAACCACCTGTATAAAGGTTCTTGATATGACTGGTCTGAAGTTGTCAGCACTGAGCCTATTGAAG ATTTTGACTGCAATATCTGCTGTCGATGAACTAAATTACCCTGAAAAGGCCGAGACCTATTATATTGTGAATGCTCCATATATATTCTCAGCGTGTTGGAAG GTTGTGAAACCTCTACTGCAAGAGAGGACAAGAAAGAAGGTCCATGTTTTGAGTGGTCGTGGGAAAGATGAGCTCCTAAAG ATTATGGACCATTCCTCCATCCCCCATTTCTGTCGACGAGAGGGTTCATCAAAAGCTTCGTTGAGCAGCATCGATGACTGCTTCTCGCTCGACCACCCTTTCCACCAAGAGCTCTACCATTACATCGAGCAGCAGGCGCTGAATCAGGAACTCATCAAGCAGGGTTCTTTGCACGTAGACATCCCCGATCAAGACCCCGATGACGCCATGATTGTGGAGGTCATCCAGGCCGAGTTTCACAAGCTCGGTGAACAGAATGGGTCTGCCGATGGCGACCAAAAATAA